A genome region from Nocardia sp. NBC_01730 includes the following:
- a CDS encoding transposase, with amino-acid sequence MCFQDEIGFSLLPAVRATWAPKGVTPVLRHRFSWKRLSMAGVLAYRPDRSGTAFVFQIKEGAYNTESLIEFLTALGEHFAGDAVTLIGDGLPSHRSKAMKAWIATQRMWLRVEQLPPYRYELNPIEMVWGNIKSTELANLCPDTIDEARAATETGLERVGTNYDLCFNFLDHTRLLL; translated from the coding sequence ATCTGCTTCCAAGACGAAATCGGATTCTCCCTGCTGCCCGCAGTGAGAGCGACCTGGGCGCCCAAAGGTGTGACACCGGTGCTGCGGCACCGCTTTTCGTGGAAACGACTGTCGATGGCCGGGGTCCTGGCCTATCGGCCCGACCGCAGTGGCACGGCGTTCGTGTTCCAGATCAAAGAAGGCGCTTACAACACCGAGTCGCTGATCGAATTCCTCACCGCACTGGGTGAGCACTTCGCCGGTGACGCGGTCACCCTGATCGGGGACGGGCTGCCCTCGCACCGCTCCAAGGCCATGAAAGCCTGGATCGCGACCCAACGCATGTGGCTGCGCGTCGAGCAACTCCCACCCTACCGTTACGAACTCAACCCCATCGAAATGGTCTGGGGCAACATCAAATCCACCGAACTGGCCAATCTGTGTCCCGACACGATCGATGAAGCCCGCGCCGCTACCGAAACCGGGCTCGAACGCGTCGGCACGAACTACGATCTGTGTTTCAACTTCCTCGACCACACCAGGCTTCTCCTCTGA
- the ypfJ gene encoding KPN_02809 family neutral zinc metallopeptidase, translating to MTFNEGMQIDPDRVSSGGGPGMGGKIALGGGAGGLIVLVLTLLMGGDPGSVLGNFTGAQDQSQTQPGTAGTPSHCKTGADANKYIDCRVALTAQSLDAVWSTELPQQTGKRYVRPKVVLFSGATSTGCGNATSAVGPFYCPADQTAYFDTSFFQELVDRFGSSGGPLAQEYVVAHEIGHHIQNQLGDIGRAQRDPRGPESGAVRTELQADCYAGIWAHFADELPAPGGGQPFLKPLSDNDVRDALSAASAVGDDRIQRAAQGRVNPEAWTHGSSEQRQKWFLTGYRTGEVRACDTYSAQDLNNPSALR from the coding sequence ATGACCTTCAACGAGGGCATGCAGATCGACCCCGATCGGGTTTCGTCCGGCGGAGGCCCCGGAATGGGTGGCAAGATCGCGCTGGGCGGTGGCGCGGGCGGACTGATCGTGCTGGTGTTGACCCTCCTGATGGGCGGTGACCCCGGCTCGGTCCTCGGCAACTTCACCGGGGCACAGGATCAGAGCCAGACGCAGCCGGGCACGGCGGGCACGCCGAGCCACTGCAAGACCGGCGCGGACGCCAACAAGTACATCGACTGCCGGGTGGCGCTCACTGCGCAGAGCCTGGACGCCGTGTGGTCCACCGAGCTCCCCCAGCAGACCGGAAAGCGGTACGTGCGGCCGAAGGTGGTGCTGTTCTCCGGCGCTACCTCGACCGGCTGTGGCAACGCCACCAGCGCGGTCGGCCCGTTCTACTGCCCGGCCGACCAGACCGCCTACTTCGACACGAGCTTCTTCCAGGAGTTGGTGGACCGTTTCGGTTCCAGCGGTGGCCCGCTCGCGCAGGAATACGTGGTGGCGCACGAGATCGGCCACCACATCCAGAATCAGCTCGGCGACATCGGCCGTGCACAGCGGGATCCGCGCGGCCCGGAGTCCGGCGCGGTGCGCACCGAGTTGCAGGCCGACTGCTACGCGGGCATCTGGGCGCACTTCGCGGATGAGCTGCCGGCACCCGGCGGCGGCCAGCCGTTCCTGAAACCGCTGTCGGACAACGACGTCCGTGATGCGCTCTCGGCAGCCTCGGCGGTCGGCGACGACCGCATCCAGCGCGCGGCGCAGGGCAGGGTGAATCCCGAAGCGTGGACCCACGGTTCGTCCGAGCAGCGGCAGAAATGGTTCCTCACCGGCTACAGGACCGGCGAGGTGCGCGCCTGCGACACCTATTCGGCCCAGGACCTGAACAATCCGTCCGCCCTGCGGTGA
- a CDS encoding nucleotidyltransferase domain-containing protein: MRAAWLGGSTAFGIATATSDLDITVLLAGPPAPYRESLHHERRPVDLFVQTETSMEHFCAEERDARRPIALRLIGQAHILSTPAVAANACGTGARGSSPLDRSR, translated from the coding sequence ATGCGCGCGGCCTGGCTGGGCGGCAGCACCGCGTTCGGGATCGCCACGGCAACTTCCGATCTGGATATCACCGTGCTGCTCGCGGGTCCGCCGGCACCGTATCGCGAATCGCTGCACCATGAGCGGCGGCCGGTAGATCTGTTCGTGCAGACCGAGACGTCGATGGAGCACTTCTGCGCCGAAGAGCGCGATGCCCGGCGGCCGATCGCCTTGCGGCTGATCGGACAGGCTCACATCCTCTCGACGCCGGCGGTAGCGGCGAACGCCTGCGGGACCGGTGCGCGAGGCAGCTCGCCGCTGGACCGGAGCCGTTGA
- a CDS encoding phosphotransferase family protein, which produces MTALLAERATEVVSAAQQLLTKRMGAPVKLSDPIELSGSGRTTVLRVRVAENAFSLPRTLIVKQVRGAARDRRTGGLAPGVASVDSAFLREAVSYQFTTALSREHRPGAYLIAHSLPDRLLILSDLGENSLLTAVLRSGVEPATRNALMAFAQALGRMHAATVGREADFVALLRRVDVVHRVDGIAQQAESAISEVPGLLQRELGIEVPGEIAERIVRGNRLFSAGRFRGFSPSDLCPDNVILNEEGARFLDYEWGGFRDATLDIAYALVSFPGCLCDVELSRERAQQMVEAWRSEVVGVWPALTDDDLLAERILEARLIWVWLSTFWFLPADHARIASAREHGLSVPRSAALINRWAALAEDARCTGDDIVGDFAEDVSAMLEERWSE; this is translated from the coding sequence ATGACCGCACTATTGGCCGAACGCGCCACCGAAGTCGTGTCCGCAGCGCAACAGTTGCTCACAAAGCGAATGGGTGCTCCGGTAAAGCTGAGCGATCCGATCGAACTCAGCGGTAGTGGTAGGACGACCGTCCTACGCGTGCGTGTAGCAGAGAACGCTTTCTCGTTGCCGCGAACATTGATCGTCAAGCAGGTCCGCGGGGCAGCGCGGGATCGCCGGACCGGCGGTCTGGCTCCCGGCGTCGCCAGCGTCGATTCCGCGTTCCTCCGCGAGGCCGTCTCGTATCAATTCACCACCGCCCTGAGCCGGGAGCACCGGCCCGGCGCGTATCTGATCGCGCACAGTCTGCCGGACCGGTTGCTGATCCTCAGCGATCTCGGCGAGAACTCCCTGCTCACCGCCGTGCTGCGGTCCGGAGTCGAGCCCGCTACCCGCAACGCGCTGATGGCGTTCGCACAGGCGCTCGGCCGGATGCATGCCGCCACCGTCGGGCGCGAAGCCGACTTCGTCGCGCTGCTGCGCCGGGTCGATGTGGTGCACCGGGTCGACGGCATCGCGCAGCAGGCCGAGTCTGCGATCTCCGAGGTGCCCGGACTGTTGCAGCGCGAGCTGGGCATCGAGGTTCCCGGCGAGATCGCCGAGCGCATCGTGCGCGGCAACCGGCTGTTCTCCGCGGGGCGATTCCGCGGGTTCAGTCCGTCGGACCTGTGCCCGGACAACGTGATCTTGAACGAGGAGGGCGCGCGTTTCCTCGACTACGAGTGGGGTGGGTTCCGCGACGCCACCCTGGACATCGCCTACGCACTGGTGTCGTTCCCCGGCTGCCTGTGCGATGTCGAGCTCTCGCGGGAACGCGCCCAGCAGATGGTGGAGGCGTGGCGTTCCGAGGTGGTGGGCGTGTGGCCCGCGCTAACCGACGACGACCTGCTCGCCGAGCGGATCCTCGAAGCCCGGCTGATCTGGGTGTGGCTGTCCACCTTCTGGTTTCTGCCCGCCGACCATGCGCGCATCGCGTCCGCGCGCGAGCACGGACTTTCGGTGCCGCGCTCGGCGGCGCTGATCAACCGCTGGGCAGCGCTGGCCGAAGACGCGCGGTGCACCGGCGACGACATCGTTGGCGATTTCGCCGAGGACGTGTCGGCGATGCTGGAAGAACGCTGGTCGGAATAG
- a CDS encoding peptide deformylase yields MAEPTITELMRQAGIVQEGDPRLSRVARRFELPADQEEALSVIDALDAAADRVSAVHEFAKGVGVAAPQIGIERAAAIVRLPGGRSMILLNPVVVEKSEETDEQFEGCLSFFDVRGRVPRPLMMRVAHDWLDGSQQVSRFEHGAARLVAHEIDHLAGKLFKEKMRPGMVPIPLAEYRGTGSVWQYSK; encoded by the coding sequence GTGGCGGAGCCGACCATTACTGAGCTGATGCGGCAGGCCGGCATCGTGCAGGAGGGCGATCCGCGGCTTTCCCGAGTGGCTCGCCGGTTCGAACTGCCTGCGGACCAAGAGGAAGCGCTGTCGGTGATCGACGCCCTCGATGCCGCCGCGGACCGAGTGAGTGCTGTTCACGAGTTCGCGAAAGGGGTTGGTGTTGCGGCACCGCAGATCGGGATCGAGAGGGCGGCCGCGATCGTCCGGCTCCCGGGCGGCCGCTCGATGATCCTGCTCAATCCTGTGGTCGTTGAGAAGTCGGAGGAGACCGACGAGCAGTTCGAGGGCTGCCTCAGCTTCTTCGATGTGCGCGGCCGTGTTCCTCGACCGCTGATGATGCGTGTCGCTCACGATTGGCTCGACGGATCACAGCAGGTGTCGAGATTCGAGCACGGAGCCGCCAGGCTCGTGGCTCATGAGATCGATCATCTGGCTGGAAAGTTGTTCAAGGAGAAAATGCGGCCAGGTATGGTGCCGATTCCGCTGGCGGAGTATCGGGGAACCGGCTCGGTATGGCAGTACTCGAAATAG
- a CDS encoding type VII secretion target produces the protein MSDLSVETEAVRAFAATNAGIADDLAGAGNFDAVRNVAALVPVFGLIGIDYLAMFAAAQVLQAKDINDLSAKYAKLSESAFSAAAAYDATDSFNAGVLGSIANQIGGAV, from the coding sequence ATGAGTGATCTCTCGGTAGAGACCGAAGCGGTCCGGGCGTTCGCCGCCACGAACGCCGGCATCGCCGACGATCTCGCGGGGGCGGGCAATTTCGACGCGGTGCGTAATGTCGCCGCGCTGGTTCCGGTGTTCGGACTGATCGGCATCGACTATCTGGCGATGTTCGCCGCGGCCCAGGTGCTGCAGGCCAAGGACATCAACGATCTGTCGGCCAAGTACGCCAAGCTTTCGGAGTCGGCGTTCAGCGCCGCCGCTGCCTACGACGCCACCGACTCGTTCAACGCGGGCGTGCTCGGCTCCATCGCGAACCAGATCGGGGGCGCGGTATGA
- a CDS encoding tyrosine-type recombinase/integrase produces the protein MSVTLRTPATDRHSEKADPRLFIGGSYDERVNRQLAAELPEQVRGAYFDRDDMPAHWIAAIAENLPTYRAKGHSVVLDFRVLPEPMRTEFLWAAERQVQLGLHVHAVPTTRLCAYLGEAVEREYPDAVSLFDRSKDEWSRAFVKMRITDGRPLQPSYLARLGWVLGRTFDTLAHVYHKGPWWELDVWNPMFDPRIPLREHEPKRTNITYFQQLTTPWLRQGAKFWLSRQLERDVYTWTTVHDRRYNLQWLQQYVDDVGCDGPHLVDDPAKLGSWIQDLRQWLRHQKCKSGSRKGQPLSETPRRAALTALEQLYQFMFVEGAATIGNDDWSRLGPQHAVLFRFGDKPTGPKRPRPEMILSDSVISRIAQQSELIARPAEEGGLGDEQLLRMLGLMIRTGRRIKEIAMLDFDPLIAIPFHDPDGHVARLRYQQTKISTGDATILVDQEVVDLIRQQQAYARAFMARQGRAQVDPKYLFLAHVQNRNGERPYPVGTARPRLTQFAKLVDLRDEMGREVELSRTHTFRHTKATNLLNAGVPIHVAMRYMGHASPVMFMHYAQTLAETAEREFLRYKKIAVDGRDHSQDPKEMFESIALDKRTDRVLPNGWCLLPPRQHCDKGNACLTCTKFATDASHAPVLRQQHRETLELIDRRQQAHCERFGEPMSEDNVWLRGRRAETTALTAILGRLKQIRSVEVTTAIRGAGAPQRQKDEATRHD, from the coding sequence GTGAGCGTGACGTTGCGGACACCGGCCACCGATCGTCACTCGGAGAAAGCAGATCCGCGGCTGTTCATCGGTGGCAGCTACGACGAGCGGGTGAATCGGCAACTGGCCGCGGAACTTCCGGAGCAGGTGCGAGGCGCCTACTTCGACCGGGACGACATGCCCGCGCACTGGATTGCCGCCATCGCCGAGAACCTGCCGACCTATCGGGCGAAAGGGCACAGCGTCGTCCTGGATTTCCGAGTGCTGCCCGAACCGATGCGCACGGAGTTCCTCTGGGCCGCCGAGCGGCAGGTTCAGCTCGGTCTTCATGTCCACGCGGTGCCGACCACCAGGCTCTGCGCCTACCTGGGCGAGGCAGTCGAGCGCGAATACCCTGACGCGGTCAGCTTGTTCGACCGGTCGAAGGACGAGTGGTCGAGGGCGTTCGTGAAGATGCGCATAACCGACGGGCGGCCACTGCAGCCGAGCTATTTGGCGCGGCTGGGCTGGGTGCTGGGACGCACCTTCGACACGCTCGCCCATGTCTATCACAAGGGCCCATGGTGGGAACTGGACGTCTGGAATCCGATGTTCGATCCACGAATTCCGTTGCGCGAACACGAACCCAAGCGCACCAACATCACCTACTTCCAGCAGTTGACGACCCCGTGGCTGCGGCAGGGAGCCAAGTTCTGGCTGTCGCGGCAGCTGGAGCGGGATGTCTATACCTGGACCACGGTTCACGACCGTCGATACAACCTGCAATGGTTGCAGCAGTATGTCGACGACGTCGGCTGCGATGGCCCCCACCTTGTCGACGATCCAGCCAAACTGGGCTCCTGGATCCAGGACCTCCGGCAATGGCTGCGCCACCAGAAATGCAAGTCAGGGTCTCGGAAAGGTCAGCCGCTCAGCGAAACTCCCCGACGAGCCGCGCTGACGGCGCTCGAACAGCTCTACCAGTTCATGTTCGTCGAAGGCGCAGCCACTATCGGCAACGACGACTGGTCTCGGTTGGGGCCACAGCACGCGGTGTTGTTCCGATTCGGCGACAAGCCCACCGGCCCCAAACGTCCACGGCCAGAGATGATCCTCAGCGACTCGGTGATCAGCCGGATCGCGCAGCAGAGCGAGCTCATCGCCCGCCCGGCCGAAGAGGGCGGGCTCGGCGACGAGCAGTTGCTGAGGATGCTCGGCCTGATGATCCGCACCGGTCGGCGGATCAAGGAAATAGCCATGCTCGATTTCGATCCGCTGATCGCGATCCCGTTCCATGACCCGGACGGCCACGTCGCCCGACTGCGCTACCAGCAGACGAAGATCAGCACAGGCGACGCCACGATCCTGGTCGACCAGGAGGTCGTCGACCTGATTCGCCAGCAGCAGGCCTACGCACGCGCGTTCATGGCCCGGCAAGGCCGCGCTCAGGTCGACCCGAAATATCTGTTTCTCGCCCACGTCCAGAACCGCAACGGTGAGCGGCCCTACCCCGTTGGCACCGCACGGCCACGGCTGACGCAGTTCGCGAAATTGGTCGATCTGCGCGACGAGATGGGGCGGGAAGTCGAGCTCAGCCGCACTCACACCTTCCGCCACACCAAGGCGACGAATCTGCTCAACGCTGGGGTGCCGATCCACGTCGCGATGCGCTACATGGGGCATGCGTCACCGGTCATGTTCATGCACTACGCGCAGACACTGGCCGAGACGGCAGAGCGAGAGTTTCTGCGCTACAAGAAGATTGCGGTCGATGGTCGAGATCACAGCCAGGACCCCAAGGAGATGTTCGAGTCCATCGCGCTGGACAAACGCACCGACCGGGTGCTGCCGAACGGCTGGTGCCTGCTGCCTCCTCGCCAACACTGCGACAAGGGAAATGCCTGCCTGACATGCACAAAGTTCGCGACCGACGCATCACACGCGCCGGTCTTGCGGCAGCAACACCGCGAGACCCTCGAACTGATCGACCGACGCCAACAGGCCCACTGCGAACGATTCGGCGAGCCCATGAGCGAGGATAACGTCTGGCTCCGTGGCCGACGCGCAGAAACCACGGCGCTCACGGCCATCCTCGGCCGCCTCAAGCAGATCCGCTCGGTCGAGGTCACCACCGCGATCCGAGGAGCGGGCGCACCGCAACGCCAGAAAGACGAGGCGACCCGACATGACTGA
- the aspS gene encoding aspartate--tRNA ligase — translation MLRTHLAGSLRSEHAGQTVTLTGWVARRRDHGGVIFIDLRDASGVAQAVFREGEPAAQAHRLRAEYCVRVTGTVEPRPDGNENPELPTGTIEVNVAELEVLNESAPLPFQLDEQPGEEARLKHRYLDLRREGPAHAIRLRSKVNAAAREVLARHEFIEVETPTMTRSTPEGARDFLVPARLQPGSFYALPQSPQLFKQLLMVGGIERYYQIARCYRDEDFRADRQPEFTQLDIEMSFVRQDDVILLAEEILVALWKLVGYEIPTPIPHMTYAEAMRRFGSDKPDLRFGVEITECTEYFKDTPFRVFQAPYVGAVVMSGGASQPRRQLDAWQDWAKQRGAKGLAYVLVNEDGTLGGPVAKNLSDAEREGLAKHVGAVPGDCVFFAAGPAKAQRGLLGAARGEIARKVGLIDEDAWSFVWIVDAPLFEPTAEATASGDVAVGHSAWTAVHHAFTSPKPESLDTFDTDPDSALAYAYDIVCNGNEIGGGSIRIHRRDVQERVFKVMGISHEEAQEKFGFLLDAFAFGAPPHGGIAFGWDRVTALLAGQDSIREVIAFPKTGGGVDPLTDAPAPITAQQRKEAGLDAEPEQKKGEDAKVAKPPQ, via the coding sequence GTGCTGCGCACCCACTTGGCTGGTTCGCTGCGAAGCGAGCATGCCGGTCAGACCGTCACCCTCACCGGCTGGGTGGCCCGGCGGCGTGACCACGGTGGGGTGATCTTCATCGATCTGCGCGATGCGTCGGGGGTCGCCCAGGCGGTGTTCCGCGAGGGCGAACCCGCCGCGCAGGCGCACCGGCTGCGCGCCGAGTACTGCGTACGCGTCACCGGCACAGTGGAACCGCGCCCGGATGGCAACGAGAACCCGGAGCTGCCCACCGGCACCATCGAGGTCAACGTCGCCGAACTCGAGGTGCTGAACGAGAGTGCCCCGCTGCCGTTCCAACTGGACGAGCAGCCCGGTGAGGAGGCGCGCCTGAAGCACCGCTACCTGGATCTGCGCCGCGAGGGTCCGGCGCACGCCATCCGGCTGCGGTCGAAGGTCAACGCGGCTGCCCGCGAGGTGCTGGCCCGCCACGAGTTCATCGAGGTGGAGACGCCGACGATGACCCGCTCCACCCCGGAGGGCGCACGCGACTTCCTGGTGCCCGCTCGCCTGCAGCCGGGCAGCTTCTACGCGCTGCCGCAGAGCCCGCAGTTGTTCAAGCAGCTGCTCATGGTCGGCGGCATCGAGCGGTACTACCAGATCGCGCGCTGCTACCGCGACGAGGACTTCCGCGCCGACCGTCAGCCCGAGTTCACCCAGCTCGACATCGAGATGAGCTTCGTGCGCCAGGACGACGTGATCCTGCTGGCCGAGGAGATCCTCGTCGCGCTGTGGAAGCTGGTCGGCTACGAGATTCCGACGCCGATCCCGCACATGACCTATGCGGAGGCCATGCGCCGCTTCGGTTCCGACAAGCCGGATCTGCGCTTCGGTGTCGAGATCACCGAGTGCACCGAGTATTTCAAAGACACCCCGTTCCGGGTGTTCCAGGCTCCCTATGTCGGCGCGGTGGTCATGTCCGGCGGCGCGAGCCAGCCGCGGCGCCAGCTCGACGCCTGGCAGGATTGGGCCAAGCAGCGTGGCGCGAAGGGGCTGGCGTATGTCCTGGTGAACGAGGACGGCACGCTCGGAGGCCCGGTGGCCAAGAACCTCAGCGACGCCGAGCGAGAGGGCCTGGCCAAGCATGTCGGTGCGGTACCGGGCGACTGCGTGTTCTTCGCGGCCGGTCCGGCGAAGGCGCAGCGCGGTCTGCTCGGTGCCGCGCGCGGCGAGATCGCCCGCAAGGTCGGCCTGATCGACGAGGACGCCTGGTCGTTCGTGTGGATCGTGGACGCCCCGCTGTTCGAGCCGACCGCCGAGGCGACCGCGAGTGGCGATGTGGCGGTGGGCCATTCCGCGTGGACCGCGGTGCACCACGCGTTCACCTCACCGAAGCCGGAGTCGCTGGACACCTTCGACACCGACCCGGACTCGGCGCTGGCCTACGCCTACGACATCGTCTGCAACGGCAACGAGATCGGCGGGGGCTCGATCCGAATCCACCGCCGCGACGTGCAGGAACGCGTGTTCAAGGTGATGGGTATCAGCCACGAAGAGGCGCAGGAGAAGTTCGGGTTCCTGTTGGACGCCTTCGCCTTCGGTGCCCCGCCGCACGGCGGCATCGCCTTCGGCTGGGACCGGGTCACCGCGCTGCTGGCCGGACAGGACTCGATCCGCGAGGTCATCGCATTCCCGAAGACTGGAGGCGGCGTCGATCCGCTGACCGACGCGCCCGCACCGATCACCGCGCAGCAGCGCAAGGAGGCGGGCCTGGACGCCGAGCCGGAGCAGAAGAAGGGTGAGGACGCGAAAGTCGCGAAGCCCCCGCAATAG
- a CDS encoding tyrosine-type recombinase/integrase, with protein MAVRQRVVAGDEVTHVVLDREWKVIAPIEDYLEYLRQEQYSPHTVRSYAGGLASWWTLLEQRGQDWRHVGVDDLARFARRLRDRGSDPTVLALRPSKPAATSTVGSAVTAVLGFYRYHAIVGGVPAARQFYVHVTGGTMQSRSQYASFLGHIGGGQDRRVIGRRRGPSTPAPLLSPQQIAVIKDDAARFEDGNWLGDLRFRLLWSLLEETGVRIAEALLMRHRDWQPGTGTTAFIEVEPREDLRRRLRVKNQHFRRIYVGDELDDLYGEYLFLLAEHGFQFDDDDPIFINFYRGQIGRPLRAETVYDWIEGFKRRHPLLPAEWTPHWFRHFHATALLLAGIPPHVVQRRLGHQDINTLMRTYAHVTDDAEMRAAADWKMLIQRWGAAA; from the coding sequence ATGGCCGTCCGTCAACGAGTTGTGGCTGGTGACGAGGTAACCCATGTCGTCCTCGATCGGGAGTGGAAAGTGATCGCGCCGATCGAGGATTACCTTGAATACCTGCGTCAGGAGCAGTACTCGCCCCACACGGTCCGGAGTTACGCCGGGGGGCTGGCGTCGTGGTGGACGTTGTTGGAGCAGCGGGGACAGGATTGGCGGCACGTCGGTGTCGACGATCTGGCCCGGTTCGCGCGGCGGTTGCGTGACCGGGGATCCGATCCGACAGTGCTAGCGCTGCGGCCATCGAAACCGGCGGCGACGAGCACGGTTGGTTCGGCGGTAACCGCAGTGCTCGGCTTCTATCGCTATCACGCGATCGTGGGCGGCGTTCCCGCTGCGCGGCAGTTCTACGTGCATGTCACCGGCGGAACGATGCAATCGCGCAGCCAGTACGCGTCGTTCCTCGGCCACATCGGCGGCGGCCAGGATCGACGGGTGATCGGCCGCCGCCGAGGACCGAGCACTCCGGCACCACTGCTGTCGCCGCAGCAGATCGCTGTCATCAAGGACGATGCTGCGCGATTCGAGGACGGAAACTGGTTGGGGGACTTGCGCTTCCGGTTGCTCTGGAGCCTATTGGAGGAAACCGGCGTTCGGATCGCCGAGGCACTGTTGATGCGGCATCGAGACTGGCAGCCCGGCACAGGTACTACCGCGTTCATCGAGGTGGAGCCACGTGAAGATCTCCGGCGTCGTCTGCGGGTGAAGAATCAGCACTTCCGTCGCATCTATGTCGGTGACGAGTTGGACGATCTCTACGGCGAGTATCTGTTTCTGCTGGCGGAGCATGGTTTCCAGTTCGACGATGACGATCCGATCTTCATCAACTTCTATCGGGGTCAGATCGGCCGGCCGTTGCGGGCCGAGACTGTCTACGACTGGATCGAGGGTTTCAAACGCCGTCATCCGCTGCTGCCGGCGGAATGGACACCCCACTGGTTCCGGCATTTTCACGCCACCGCGCTCTTGTTGGCCGGGATTCCGCCGCACGTTGTTCAGCGTCGGCTCGGGCATCAAGACATCAACACGTTGATGAGGACGTATGCTCACGTCACCGATGACGCCGAGATGCGGGCCGCCGCAGATTGGAAGATGCTGATCCAGCGGTGGGGAGCCGCCGCGTGA
- a CDS encoding tyrosine-type recombinase/integrase, with protein MTATPSVNDLDTARRLLDQMQTLLAHNESHPNVPRFADYVPRVLAAMPATLTVVQYQSFLRRVAEAWPDRRIDEPTPTEFKSLIAEIVEMRQVRRNDVGGKGTARGVISALRKLYEFAVDDGYIRSEDNPGKKLAMPSLPPSRRRALSRDQLVEINRAAAESGEDPELDTLILRLHTETACRRAGVVDLREVDLDPANCLIHLREKGGITRWQPISPTLMEALQQHHRRRKPHDRSVGHRARNGKVITAEAEARLLRYRNGDPVNNRQYHLMFQRIGAAVPWVVAHQISIHWLRHTTLTWVERRFGVPVAKAYAGHTDNPGGATTLLYTRAGLPEVARALAELTGEPHPCAAASGADPNYLPSGPRQDP; from the coding sequence GTGACCGCGACGCCCTCCGTCAATGACCTCGACACCGCCAGACGGCTGCTCGACCAGATGCAGACCCTGTTGGCACACAACGAGTCGCACCCGAACGTGCCCAGGTTCGCGGACTACGTTCCCCGTGTCCTGGCCGCGATGCCCGCGACCTTGACGGTTGTGCAGTATCAGTCGTTTCTGCGCAGGGTCGCCGAGGCGTGGCCGGACAGGCGGATCGACGAGCCCACACCGACCGAGTTCAAGTCCCTGATCGCCGAGATCGTCGAGATGCGCCAGGTGAGACGCAATGACGTCGGTGGCAAGGGCACGGCCAGAGGGGTGATCTCGGCGCTGCGCAAGTTGTACGAGTTCGCGGTCGATGACGGCTATATCCGGTCAGAGGACAACCCTGGGAAGAAGCTGGCGATGCCCAGCTTGCCCCCGTCACGCCGTCGCGCGCTGTCGCGAGATCAACTCGTCGAGATCAACCGGGCAGCGGCGGAATCCGGTGAAGACCCGGAGTTGGACACCCTCATCCTTCGCCTGCACACCGAGACGGCGTGCCGCCGCGCGGGCGTGGTGGATTTGCGGGAGGTCGATCTCGATCCCGCCAACTGCCTCATCCATCTCAGAGAGAAGGGAGGCATCACCAGGTGGCAACCGATCTCGCCGACCTTGATGGAAGCACTTCAGCAACATCATCGCAGGCGAAAGCCGCACGACAGGTCGGTCGGACATCGTGCTCGCAATGGGAAGGTCATCACCGCCGAAGCCGAGGCACGTCTGCTCCGTTACCGCAACGGCGATCCGGTCAACAACCGCCAGTACCACCTGATGTTCCAGCGCATCGGCGCCGCGGTCCCCTGGGTGGTGGCACACCAGATCTCCATTCACTGGCTACGGCATACGACCTTGACCTGGGTGGAGCGGCGTTTCGGAGTTCCGGTCGCCAAGGCCTATGCCGGGCACACCGACAACCCCGGTGGTGCCACGACCCTGCTCTACACCCGCGCTGGTCTGCCCGAAGTCGCGCGAGCCCTTGCCGAGCTCACCGGTGAACCGCATCCGTGCGCGGCCGCATCCGGCGCCGACCCCAATTACCTCCCCTCCGGCCCGAGGCAGGATCCATGA